The DNA sequence CGGGCCCGCTCGCCGCCATTTCTCTCGGAATTTTCGCGGCTGCGATGTACCTGCGGCCCATCGATGTCCTGCGCTGGATTCAGATCTCGCGCCTGGGATGGTCTGGGGTGACGCAGAACGATCTTGCGCTCAAGGACGGCCTCATCACTTACCTCATCACCGGCGGCTATTCGGAAATGGAGCCGGTCGTGATGATTCACGGGCTCGGTCCGAACGCCGCGCTCGTGTGGCGCGGGATCATGCCGCCGGTTGCCGACGCGCACTACAAAGTGATCGCGCCCAACCTGCCCGGCTTCGCCTCATCCGATCACAAGCAGGTCAATTATTCGATCGCGTACCAGGCCGGGGCGGTCGCGCAGATGATCGACGAGATGAAGCTCGATCACGTCAACCTGGTCGGCAACGATCTCGGCGCCGACGTCGCGCTCTACTACGCCGTCGAGCACCCGGACAAAGTCGAACGGATGGTCCTGGTGTCGGGCGGCCTGGTGGGTGCGCGCGGCGCCGAAAAGCTTCGCAAGGGGATGCTGCCGACGACGGTCGAGGCGATCCGCGCGCAGGTCGAGGCGAGCTTCTTCGATTTGCCCCCGATGCCCGAATTCATTTACCAGCGCATGATGGTTGAACTCAGCAGCGACCTTCAGGCCGAGACCGACATGATCAATTCCGTGCCCCGCGACGAGGCGCACATCCGCTCCAAACTAGGCCAGGTCTTCAACACGCTCACGATCATAATCTGGGGCGCGAAAAATCCGTTCTTCTCAGCCGCCGAAGGCGAGGCGCTGCACGCCGCGATGCCCGGTTCGGCCACGGTAGTCTTCAAGACCTCCGGCGCCTACCCTCAACTGGAGCATCCCGACGATTTCGCCGAGTCGCTGATCTTCGTAATCAAGCAGGAAGAAGGCGGCCGCTAGCTGTTGTAACAGGCCCCTTCGCCGGAGGTTACCCTGAGCATGGTCGAAGGGCTTAGGGGTTAGGTTGGCTCAGAAACCGTTCCAGAACGAATCACACTGGTGAAAGGCGTTAAAATCTGACTCGACCATCGGCGTCGGCGGGACCAACGATTGGAACTCATCGGTTGCCGCGCTGTAATTCGGCCACGTTGGCTCACCACCCGAGTTTGGGTTTAGTGTCTTCGCGAACTGGGTCCAGTAGCCGATCATCGCGTCGGAGAGCGCCTGCTGGTCGGTCGTAAACGGGAAAACCGCCCCTGTTACAAGCATTAGGTATTGAATCTCAGCAGCGTGAAAGGCACCCAGCGGAAAGGTTACCCCCGCTACAGTACCCGGAGGCGCGTGCTCGTCATTGAACTCGTATGCATAGGTCGTCACGAATTTCGACAATAGCCGATCCGCATTGCGCGCTGGACAGCTGAAGACTCCATCGGTACCCGAGGCGGCCAATGCCAGATCGCCGCTAGGGTAACTGGCATAGGGATAGAGTCCCAATACGTACGATTCCAATTCCGTTGTCCACAGCGCAGCGACCGCAGCCGCGTATTCGCTGTAGGTCAGTATAGGATTCCCCGCTAAGTCGTACTCACCAGCGACGAAGTACCTGTATTCATCATGATTGGTGCCCGCAATCACCGGCACTTTATTGAACTTGCCGCTGGTGAACGCCGCCGTCGGCGTCTGAGCAAGCACTTTTCCATCCACGAAGGGATACAATACGCCTGCCTCTGCTGCGACCAACGTGGCGGCCGGCACTGCCCGCAGGCAAGCAGCCGTCTGGCTGGAGCATCCGACACTTATCGCGACGGAGTCGCCTGACGGAGCAAAGCCATTGGTTGTCTCTGCAGTCTTTATCGGCATGATAGCAGTAAAGTAGTCCTGGAATTCTGTATACGATCCGCTCTCAGCTATCGCGCCGCGGAAGAGATGTTTCGCGGTCGGAGACGCAAGATTGCAATAAATGCTCTGCCCGCCCGCCGACTCGCCGAATATGGTTACTGCTTTCGGGTCGCCGCCAAAGGCCTTGATGTTCTCCCGAACCCACTTGAGCGCGAATTGCTGATCCATCAACCCATAGTTGCCACTTTCATGGTGTTCGGCGTCCAGCCCGGACTGGGCAAGGAATCCCAACACACCCAGGCGGTAGTTGATCGTGACCACGATCACTGCTTGGTTCACGAGCGGCGTCGGGTCGTAAAGGTCGCCGCCGCCGGTCGTAAGTCCTCCCCCATGAATCCAAACCATCACGGGCAGTGCGCTTGATTTCTTGCTTACGGCGGCCGTCTCGCCGCCGGCTTGTTCCACCGCGTTGCGGGGTTCGGAGCCGGCCGGCGTGTAAACATTCAGGAACAGGCAGTCCTCGCTGCCGGTCGGTCCAGGCTGCGTGCACTCACTACCGAATTGAGTCGCGTCGAAAGTTCCTCCCGTAAATTTCCCGAAAGCCTTGGGCGGCAGCCAGCGCAGAGACCCCGCGGGAGGCTTGGCGTACGGGATGCCGAGAAATTCGTCGACGCCATCAACCGTTGCGCCAAGCACCACTCCGCTTCGAGTAATAGCAAATGGTTCCTGGTATGACGCCGTCTTGGCCGACGCGATCGCTGCCGGGCCCAGCGTGAATGCGCAGAGAGCGGCCAATCCGAAAACAAGTTCAGCAGTAAACCCACAGCGTTCGAGCCGCTCGTTCGCCTGCTCGGTGTTCTTCATCCGTTTTGAATCTCCAATCGACACTTTGACATACGCTGGACGCCCTCCCGCCGCAAGATGGTTTTTTGCCCGCTGCTCTTTCAGCGGAGCCGCAATTTCGATCAGCGAGCCGTAGGGCGGGACGGATGGTGAAGGCGCATCTCACCATCCGTCGGGCATGTACCTGGTTCAGGGCAGGCGTGCGCGCACGACGCAGTGGCCATCGGTCGGATCAAGCTTGCCCTTGGTCCATAGGCGGTCCCAATGTAGCAGACTAATATCCCGGTTAGGGTAGGGGGTCACTCGGACACATCGGCAGTTGGCATCTTTTAGCGGCACGTTCATCACCATATATTCGGTGACCACGGACTGTTCGAGCGCTTGGGCGGCGGTGAGGGGAACGTTTCCTCCTTTGCTTACGAGGTAACTGTCTTCGACTGAGTAGCCCAGGCCGGAAAAGGCTGGCCCGATCCCGTACAGATCATAGAGAACGTTGGCCCCCGTGGTGCTGGTAGTGGGCAGGAAGGGAGTGCCGGTAAATTGAAAGATGGTGGCGCCGGTATCGACAGCGTTTTGCAACACCAATGGGACCTGTGTGTTTTCCTGGTCGGAAAAACCCTGAGAAGCACAGTACACCCGTTGGTCAACCGGATAGGTTGAGTCGAGATCGGGCGTGGGGCAGTCGGCGGGCGTGTATCCCATCAAGTCCGCCAGATCCGAAGTTGCCATCGCGAATACATTCGGCCAGCTGGCCATTCTCGGCTGCACCTGGCTGGGGTCCGAGGGTTTGCAGCGCATTGCCACCAGATCGTAAGTGCTGGAACCGGGATCATCGCTGCCCACAAAATGCGCGTCGTCTATCGCCGGCAGTGCCGGCTGGTAGAGTTTGGTTGCGCTCATGAATGCGCGAGCCTGAACGAGTTTGCCCTGGTAGACTTTGTCCGTCCTTCCGATGTTGGTTACCGGGGCGGGTTTGTTGGTGAACAACACTCGCGTGAAATCGTCGTTAATGGCAAAGCCGGTAATGGGATCGGAGACCCGCGTGTTGTCGACCACCGTCGCGGGCGGCGGCGCTGCCTGCGCCTCGGCTGTGAAACCCGGACTGCAGGGTGTTGTACCAAGCGCAGCGGCGGCGATAAACGCAGCCAGTAGCGCCGTCGCCCGTCGTTCGCTTCCGGGGCGCCGCTGAGCGATTAGAGACTTACAACCAGCGCTCATCTTCCTTATTGCTGTCTTCATGGTTTCCCCCTTTTAGAACTGCGCAACTGGCTAAGCAACCACTGGGCCATCCGCCGGACTTCGGGCAAGCTTGAAGAAGCGCTCGGGACGGGGAGCCGAAAGTTGCGGAATCGTCACTTGGGTGTCGCAGTCTGGGGCATGGCCGCCGCGGCTTGCGCGGCGCGCGGTCGTCTGCGATAAGCGAGTTTGAAATTCAAGCCCGCGAGGAATCGACGACGATGAAGCTCTACAACATGAATCTCTCCAACTTCGCCACCAAGTGCCGGCTCGTCATCTACGAAAAGGGACTCAAGATCGAGATGGCGCCGATCCCCGGCGGCGATCTCCACTCCGCGGAATACGCGAAGGTCAATCCGCTCGGTAAAACCCCGGCGCTCGACGCCGACGGCCTGCTCATCCCCGAGTCCGAGGTTATCAACGAGTATCTCGAGGACAAGTACCCGACTCCGCCGCTGCTTCCCAAGAGCCCCGAGGGCCGCGCCAAAGTGCGAATCCTGACCCGATTCCACGACCTCTACCTCGAACCTCCCCTGCGCGCGCTGTTTGACCAGATGAATCCGAAAACTCGCGACGAAAAGCTCGTCGGCGAGAAGGTGACCGACTTCAAGAACCGCCTCGACCAGCTCGAAAAGATGCTCGCCGAGGGCGGCTTCGCCTGCGGCGCCGACTTCACGCTCGCCGATTGTGCGCTCGCGCCCACGATGTTTTTCGTGACCAACCTGATGCCTGTCTTCGGCGTCATACCGCTGGACGGACATCCGAAACTCGCGGCATGGTGGACCCGCGTCCAGTCCCGCCCGTCGGTAAAGAAGGGCCTCGCCGAGATGGCCGAAGCGCTGGCTGCGATGCAGCGCGGCAGCCGCTAGGAACTCGTCTCGCGATTTTTCATCGGTTGAAAAAAAGGCGGGGGCATCCACCGCGATGCTCCCGCTATCGCCACACCACGAGGATGAACTGACTATGGCTTATCTCGATCGCGATGGCGTGCGCATCTACTACGAACAACGCGGCGCCGGGCCCGCCGTTCTGCTCTCGCACGGCTACAGCGCCAGCGCGCGCATGTGGCAGGGCCAGATGGATGCGCTGTCGGACCGCTACCACCTGATCGCCTGGGATATGCGCGGCCACGACCGCTCCGATTCGCCCGACGATCCGGCGCTCTATTCGCACGAAGCCACCATCGCCGATATGGCCGCGGTGCTCGACGCTTGCGGCGCGAGTCGCGCCGTCATCGCCGGCTTGTCGCTGGGCGGCTTCATGTCGCTGGCGTTTCATCTGGCCCGTCCCGCGCGCACGACAGCGCTGATGCTGTTCGACACCGGGCCAGGCTACAAGAAAGACGACGGGCGCGAGGGATGGAACCGGCTCGCGGAAAGCATGGCGGTGGCGTACGAGAAAAAAGGACTCGCCGCCGCCGGCGCCAGCGCCGAAGTGAGCGTTGCCCGCCATCGCAGCGCGCAAGGGCTGGCGCATGCGGCGCGCGGGATGCTGGCGCAGAAGGACGCCCGCGTGATCGAATCGCTCCCGGCAATCACGCTGCCGACGCTGGTGCTGGTCGGCGAAAACGACAAGCAGTTCCGGCCGTCGGCCGATTACATGTCAGCAAAGATTCCCGGCGCGGAAAAAGTGATCCTCGAGCAAGCGGGTCACGCCGCCAATATCGATCGGCCCGCCGCGTTCAACGCCGCTGTGCGCGCATTCCTCGATCGTGTGACCGCGTAGCCGCAAGCGTCGAGCGCCGGTTCGCTTCATTGTCGATGACCTTCTGGAGAACCGCGCCGCGAATCGGCATTATGTAGCTTGGTTGCTGATTGGGGCTGCATCATCCGGTTGGCGACAAGTCTGCAAACCTGATTGGTAAGGAGGCTGCTCCGAGAATCCTCGAAGGACCGACGCAAGAATGGCTGTTCCTCCTCTTTCTGAAGTTAATCGCAACCTGTTCAACAAGCTGGTCGATCATCACATCCGTTTCTCGCTGGCCAAGCGGCGGGGCGAGTTGTCCAAGCATGACTGGTATCGCGCGACGGCGCTGGTGGTTCGCGACATGCTGGTCGAAAAAATGCTGGCGACGCGCTTGCGTTTCGATCGCAACAATTCCAAGAAGCTCTACTATCTGTCGCTCGAATTTCTGATCGGCCGCTCGCTGGAAAACAATCTCTACAACCTCGGCATCATCGACACCTGCCGCGATTTTCTGGCCGAAAACGGAATCGACCTGCAGGTCCTGTTCGATGAGGAGCCCGACGCGGCGCTGGGCAACGGCGGCCTGGGCCGGCTGGCTGCATGTTTTCTCGATTCGTTGGCGACGCTCGATCTGCCCGGCTACGCGTATGGCATCAACTACGAGTACGGGCTGTTCCGCCAGGAAATTCGCGGCGGTTACCAGGTCGAGCGACCCGACGCATGGCAGCGCGAAACCTCGCCGTGGCTGGTGGCGCGCCCGGAGCAGTCATGCCGGATTCCGGTTTACGGGCGAATCGAGCACCGCATCGATCGCAACGGCGAATACAATCCGGCCTGGGTGGATCGGCGCGAGTTGGTCGGGGTGCCGTCCGATCTGCCGATCGCGGGATTCGGCGGGCGCACGGTGAACTTTGTCCGCCTGTATTCAGCCGGCGCGTCCGATGAATTCGACATGCAGATCTTCAACGCCGGCGATTACATGAAAGCCGTCGAGCAGAAGATGCTTTCCGAGACCATCTCGAAGGTGCTGTACCCGTCCGACGCGGTGGCTGCGGGCCGCGAGCTCAGGCTATTGCAGGAATACTTCTTTGTGGCCTGCGCGGTGCACGATATAGTGCGGGTATTCGTCGCTCGTGGTGAAGACTTCAGTGCTTTCCCGTCGCAAGTGGCTATTCAGCTCAATGACACTCATCCCGCATTGACTATTGCGGAGTTGATGCGCGTTTTCATCGACGACTACAATCTCGAGTGGGCGGTGGCGTGGGAGATTACGCGCGACACGGTCGCATATACTAATCACACTCTTCTGCCTGAAGCGCTGGAGCGATGGCCGGTGAGCCTGCTTGAACGAGTCGTGCCGCGCCATCTGCAGATCATTTACGAGATCAATCGGCGCTTCCTGGCGGGCGCGGAGTTGGTTTGGCGCGACGATCCCGAACGCCTCAAGCGCGTTTCGATCGTCCAGGATGGCTACGAAAAACATGTCCGCATGGCGCATCTGGCGATCGTCGGCAGCCATTCGGTCAACGGCGTGTCAAAGTTGCACACCGAACTGGTCAAGACCCGCCTGGTGCCCGATTTTTATCAACTCTGGCCCGAGCGGTTCAGCAACAAGACCAACGGCGTCACGCAACGGCGATGGCTGTCGATGGCGAATCCGGGTCTTGCAAGCCTGCTCGACGCGACGATCGGTGCGGGATGGGCGACCGACCTCGCGCAGTTGAGCGCGGTCGAGAAATTCGCCGACGACGCCGAGTTTCAGCACCGCTTCGGGGCAATCAAGCGCGCCAACAAGGAGCGATTGGCCAGAATTGTGAATCGGCTTGCCGAGGTGGACATCGATCCTGCCGCGATGTTCGACATACAGGCCAAACGTATCCACGAATACAAACGCCAACTCCTGATGGCGCTGGGAATCGTGCATCAGTACCTGCGGCTGGTCGATGACGGCGTCGAACCGCCGGTGCCGCGCACCTACCTGCTCGCCGGCAAGGCGGCGCCCGGCTATTGGGCGGCGAAAATGATCATCAAGTTGATCAACAGCCTCAGTCAAGTGATCAACAACGATCCGAAGACGCGCGAATTGATCAAGGTTGCCTTCCTGCCGGACTACCGGGTCTCGCTCGCGGAAAAAATCATCCCCGCCGCCGACGTTTCCGAACAGATTTCCACTGCCGGCCGCGAAGCATCCGGCACCGGCAACATGAAGTTCGCGATGAATGGTGCGCTGACGGTGGGGACGCTCGATGGCGCCAATATCGAGATTCGCGAAGCCGTCGGCGCGGAAAATATATTCATTTTTGGCCTGACCTCCGGCCAGATCGAGGAACTCGCGTCGAACGGTGGCTATCGGCCGCGCGCCTACTACGAGGCTGACCCGCGACTCAAGCGGGTGCTCGATGAGTTGGCGTCCGATCGCTTTTGTCCCGGCGAGGAGGGACTGTTCAGGTGGGTTCGCGACGCGCTGGTCAACCGCGATGACTATTTCCTGATGGCCGACTTCGGCGCATATATCGATATCCAGTCGCAGGTATCGACTGAGTATCAACATCCCCAGCTCTGGACGCGAAAGGCTATACTCAATCTCGCGCGGATTGGCGCGTTTTCGAGCGACCGGGCAGTTGCGGAATACGCTCGCGAGATATGGCATCTCGGCCAGGCATGACTTGACCGGCGCCGAATCGAGCCGCGCGCGAAGTAACCCGTCAGGCATCCGCGATCAGCCTCAGGCCCAGCCTCGCCGCGGCGCCGTTGAGACAATGTGGTCGCATCGCGCCAGGGCGCAGGACGATCGCCTAAGGATGCTTGCGGACCGGCCGCAGAATCTTTTGCAGCCATTCGCCGCCGATCGGGCCGGTCATCGACGGCCTTGCGCGATGCGGCGTCGCAGGCTCAGGGGTGGCGCGGTGGCCGGTGATCTGCTCGACGTGAATGCGGTAGAAGAACGCCGCCAGCGGGCGTTCTCTATCGTGCAGTATCGTTTTCGCGTACCCGGGCTCCCACCAGATGGCGTTGCGTTCCAGCAGTTTTTTGCGCGCGAGTT is a window from the Candidatus Binatus sp. genome containing:
- a CDS encoding alpha/beta hydrolase produces the protein MAEPIKSQPARTPTEADIRAENLTPQVRRHTWINIAGPLAAISLGIFAAAMYLRPIDVLRWIQISRLGWSGVTQNDLALKDGLITYLITGGYSEMEPVVMIHGLGPNAALVWRGIMPPVADAHYKVIAPNLPGFASSDHKQVNYSIAYQAGAVAQMIDEMKLDHVNLVGNDLGADVALYYAVEHPDKVERMVLVSGGLVGARGAEKLRKGMLPTTVEAIRAQVEASFFDLPPMPEFIYQRMMVELSSDLQAETDMINSVPRDEAHIRSKLGQVFNTLTIIIWGAKNPFFSAAEGEALHAAMPGSATVVFKTSGAYPQLEHPDDFAESLIFVIKQEEGGR
- a CDS encoding carboxylesterase/lipase family protein: MKNTEQANERLERCGFTAELVFGLAALCAFTLGPAAIASAKTASYQEPFAITRSGVVLGATVDGVDEFLGIPYAKPPAGSLRWLPPKAFGKFTGGTFDATQFGSECTQPGPTGSEDCLFLNVYTPAGSEPRNAVEQAGGETAAVSKKSSALPVMVWIHGGGLTTGGGDLYDPTPLVNQAVIVVTINYRLGVLGFLAQSGLDAEHHESGNYGLMDQQFALKWVRENIKAFGGDPKAVTIFGESAGGQSIYCNLASPTAKHLFRGAIAESGSYTEFQDYFTAIMPIKTAETTNGFAPSGDSVAISVGCSSQTAACLRAVPAATLVAAEAGVLYPFVDGKVLAQTPTAAFTSGKFNKVPVIAGTNHDEYRYFVAGEYDLAGNPILTYSEYAAAVAALWTTELESYVLGLYPYASYPSGDLALAASGTDGVFSCPARNADRLLSKFVTTYAYEFNDEHAPPGTVAGVTFPLGAFHAAEIQYLMLVTGAVFPFTTDQQALSDAMIGYWTQFAKTLNPNSGGEPTWPNYSAATDEFQSLVPPTPMVESDFNAFHQCDSFWNGF
- a CDS encoding glutathione S-transferase family protein, with translation MKLYNMNLSNFATKCRLVIYEKGLKIEMAPIPGGDLHSAEYAKVNPLGKTPALDADGLLIPESEVINEYLEDKYPTPPLLPKSPEGRAKVRILTRFHDLYLEPPLRALFDQMNPKTRDEKLVGEKVTDFKNRLDQLEKMLAEGGFACGADFTLADCALAPTMFFVTNLMPVFGVIPLDGHPKLAAWWTRVQSRPSVKKGLAEMAEALAAMQRGSR
- a CDS encoding alpha/beta fold hydrolase, with protein sequence MAYLDRDGVRIYYEQRGAGPAVLLSHGYSASARMWQGQMDALSDRYHLIAWDMRGHDRSDSPDDPALYSHEATIADMAAVLDACGASRAVIAGLSLGGFMSLAFHLARPARTTALMLFDTGPGYKKDDGREGWNRLAESMAVAYEKKGLAAAGASAEVSVARHRSAQGLAHAARGMLAQKDARVIESLPAITLPTLVLVGENDKQFRPSADYMSAKIPGAEKVILEQAGHAANIDRPAAFNAAVRAFLDRVTA
- a CDS encoding glycogen/starch/alpha-glucan phosphorylase; amino-acid sequence: MAVPPLSEVNRNLFNKLVDHHIRFSLAKRRGELSKHDWYRATALVVRDMLVEKMLATRLRFDRNNSKKLYYLSLEFLIGRSLENNLYNLGIIDTCRDFLAENGIDLQVLFDEEPDAALGNGGLGRLAACFLDSLATLDLPGYAYGINYEYGLFRQEIRGGYQVERPDAWQRETSPWLVARPEQSCRIPVYGRIEHRIDRNGEYNPAWVDRRELVGVPSDLPIAGFGGRTVNFVRLYSAGASDEFDMQIFNAGDYMKAVEQKMLSETISKVLYPSDAVAAGRELRLLQEYFFVACAVHDIVRVFVARGEDFSAFPSQVAIQLNDTHPALTIAELMRVFIDDYNLEWAVAWEITRDTVAYTNHTLLPEALERWPVSLLERVVPRHLQIIYEINRRFLAGAELVWRDDPERLKRVSIVQDGYEKHVRMAHLAIVGSHSVNGVSKLHTELVKTRLVPDFYQLWPERFSNKTNGVTQRRWLSMANPGLASLLDATIGAGWATDLAQLSAVEKFADDAEFQHRFGAIKRANKERLARIVNRLAEVDIDPAAMFDIQAKRIHEYKRQLLMALGIVHQYLRLVDDGVEPPVPRTYLLAGKAAPGYWAAKMIIKLINSLSQVINNDPKTRELIKVAFLPDYRVSLAEKIIPAADVSEQISTAGREASGTGNMKFAMNGALTVGTLDGANIEIREAVGAENIFIFGLTSGQIEELASNGGYRPRAYYEADPRLKRVLDELASDRFCPGEEGLFRWVRDALVNRDDYFLMADFGAYIDIQSQVSTEYQHPQLWTRKAILNLARIGAFSSDRAVAEYAREIWHLGQA